Proteins co-encoded in one Miscanthus floridulus cultivar M001 unplaced genomic scaffold, ASM1932011v1 os_2095_2, whole genome shotgun sequence genomic window:
- the LOC136534611 gene encoding uncharacterized protein isoform X1, which yields MAPLSWRQRHHTLLQALLSRGPLAEPDFLALFAAVSDRDPATHQQVFNDTLLKINKDLAYLQFELRACINQYDGMVYYGVVNNIVDEESKLGTKYSVPQIAFYKGLLEAIVQGAGNDGSITSIDALNVRLDNQVVIVDSSEDSQSRLPSSIKNFSLSQKEKTLDELIRDRWLSYTSTGKIGLGTRSFLDLRSWFRGNDIPSCVVCNEACIKASSCPNEGCNVRIHEYCLKKKFSQRKASRACPSCGTEWPCQDGEADGDDDVNEPGEDQASSANRSSRKKRKRVKAELVEENNNAGPSTEVPRRTLRSAKAEAVEAAQGASSAGASQPGRGSKRRKK from the exons ATGGCGCCTCTCTCGTGGCGGCAGCGGCACCACACGCTGCTGCAGGCGCTGCTCTCCCGCGGCCCCCTTGCCGAGCCTGACTTCCTCGCGCTGTTTGCTGCTGTCTCCGACAGGGACCCCG CCACTCATCAACAAGTGTTCAATGATACACTTCTAAAGATCAACAAGGATCTCGCCTATTTGCAGTTCGAGTTGCGGGCATGCATAAACCAATATGATGGAATGGTTTATTACGGAGTGGTTAATAACATTGTTGATGAAGAATCTAAGCTCGGAACAAAGTATTCTGTGCCCCAGATTGCATTCTACAAGGGACTG TTAGAAGCAATAGTTCAGGGAGCTGGAAATGATGGGAGCATAACCAGTATTGATGCTCTCAATGTCCGTCTTGACAACCAG GTCGTAATTGTAGACAGTTCAGAGGACAGCCAATCTCGCCTTCCTAGTTCCATAAAGAACTTCTCACTGAGCCAGAAAGAGAAAACGCTTGATGAACTGATACGGGATCGTTGGTTGTCATACACCTCCACAGGCAAGATTGGTCTGGGCACCAGATCATTTCTTGATCTCCGTAGCTGGTTCCGTGGTAATGATATCCCATCCTGTGTTGTCTGCAACGAAGCTTGTATAAAG GCATCAAGTTGTCCAAATGAGGGATGCAATGTTAGAATTCATGAGTACTGCTTGAAGAAGAAATTTTCACAAAGAAAG GCTTCAAGAGCTTGTCCTAGTTGTGGTACTGAATGGCCCTGTCAGGATGGTGAAGCTGATGGCGATGATGATGTGAATGAACCTGGGGAGGATCAAGCCTCATCAGCCAATCGTTCCTCGAGGAAGAAGCGCaagagagtcaaagctgaactGGTGGAAGAAAATAATAATGCAGGCCCATCAACAGAGGTACCTAGGAGGACCTTGAGAAGTGCTAAAGCTGAAGCAGTCGAGGCTGCTCAAGGGGCATCTTCTGCCGGAGCTTCGCAGCCAGGCAGGGGTtccaagagaaggaagaagtag
- the LOC136534610 gene encoding receptor-like protein EIX2, whose translation MIARLLHLQGAAAAVFVLTLSVTLSSSFSAHARAVSARCCVASECEALISFKKSFVDPNGLLSSWRGEDCCGWKGVRCDNQTGHVIKLDLRGPEDFTEEFKRRGQIMNSTIIAALPHLRYLDLSFNDFNYSINEPLSFLGALNNLRYLNLSSADYSGSIPWQLGNLSRLQHLDLSSFPDVYVSDLTWLPHLSSLRSLVMSSWNLNSASDWLVLGCHYHQEALSLFLWMVWAHPCCIRKHVLA comes from the exons ATGATTGCTCGGCTACTCCATCttcaaggagctgctgctgcagtcTTCGTCTTGACCCTTTCCGTGACACTGTCCTCGTCCTTTTCTGCTCACGCAAGGGCGGTCTCGGCTCGTTGCTGCGTTGCAAGCGAGTGCGAGGCACTCATCTCCTTCAAGAAAAGCTTCGTAGACCCTAACGGGCTCCTCTCGTCATGGCGAGGCGAAGACTGCTGCGGGTGGAAGGGAGTCCGGTGCGACAACCAAACGGGCCATGTCATCAAACTTGACCTCCGTGGCCCTGAGGACTTTACGGAAGAGTTCAAACGGAGAGGTCAGATCATGAACTCCACCATTATTGCTGCCTTACCACATCTGAGATACTTGGATCTCAGCTTCAACGACTTCAATTATAGCATAAACGAACCTTTGTCGTTTCTGGGTGCCCTCAACAATCTAAGGTACCTCAACCTCTCCTCTGCTGATTATTCGGGGAGTATACCTTGGCAGCTTGGTAACCTTTCTCGCTTGCAGCACCTTGATCTTAGCAGTTTTCCGGACGTATACGTATCAGATCTTACATGGCTTCCACATCTATCTTCACTAAGGAGCCTTGTTATGAGCTCATGGAACCTCAACTCCGCAAGTGATTGG CTGGTTTTGGGATGTCACTACCATCAAGAAGCTTTATCTCTCTTCCTGTGGATGGTCTGGGCCCATCCCTGCTGCATTAGGAAACATGTCCTCGCTTGA